One genomic region from Alosa alosa isolate M-15738 ecotype Scorff River chromosome 12, AALO_Geno_1.1, whole genome shotgun sequence encodes:
- the LOC125305230 gene encoding LIM/homeobox protein Lhx2-like isoform X2: MKVFAFRSEETTCSSTTMLFHGLPGGEMQGVIDEMDRRGKGDSATISSAIDMGETEASLTSINSERVALCAGCGGKISDRYYLLAVDKQWHMRCLKCCECKLNLESELTCFSKDGSIYCKEDYYRRFSVQRCARCHLGISASEMVMRARDLVYHLNCFTCTTCNKMLTTGDHFGMRDSLVYCRLHFETLIQGEYQAHFNHTDVSTVKGLGGGTANSLGLPYYNGVATVQKGRPRKRKSPGPGAELAAYNAALSCNENDGDHLDRDSHYSSGQKSKRMRTSFKHHQLRTMKSYFAINHNPDAKDLKQLAQKTGLTKRVLQVWFQNARAKFRRNLLRQESTGLDKVSDGSTLPGGSPSGPPSELSNASMSPSSTPSALTDLTSPSMPNVNPVLTAVPGGLDPHDSMSPSQTTLTSLF, translated from the exons ATGAAAGTTTTTGCTTTTAGATCTGAGGAAACCACGTGTTCTTCCACAACGATGCTCTTCCACGGCCTCCCCGGAGGCGAGATGCAAGGAGTTATCGATGAAATGGACCGGAGAGGCAAGGGAGACTCTGCCACAATCAGCTCGGCCATCGATATGGGCGAAACCGAAGCG AGCTTAACGTCCATCAACAGCGAGCGAGTGGCCTTGTGTGCCGGCTGCGGAGGGAAAATTTCCGACCGCTACTACCTGCTGGCGGTGGATAAACAGTGGCATATGCGATGCCTCAAATGTTGCGAATGTAAGCTCAACCTGGAGTCCGAGCTTACCTGCTtcagcaaagatggcagcatATACTGCAAAGAAGATTATTACAG GAGATTTTCCGTGCAGAGATGTGCCCGGTGCCACCTTGGGATATCGGCATCAGAGATGGTAATGCGGGCAAGAGACTTGGTCTATCACCTGAACTGTTTCACTTGCACCACATGCAACAAAATGCTCACAACTGGAGACCATTTCGGAATGCGTGACAGCTTGGTGTACTGTCGTCTACACTTCGAGACATTAATACAAGGGGAATATCAGGCGCATTTCAATCACACGGACGTATCCACGGTCAAGGGACTCGGCGGAGGCACTGCGAACTCTCTGGGACTTCCTTATTACAATGGAGTGGCAACAGTTCAGAAAGGGAGACCTCGGAAACGGAAAAGTCCCGGGCCCGGAGCAGAGCTAGCGGCATACAATGCAG CACTGAGTTGCAATGAGAATGATGGGGACCACCTGGACCGCGACTCACATTACAGCTCGGGACAAAAGTCCAAACGCATGCGGACGTCCTTCAAACATCACCAGCTCCGAACCATGAAGTCTTACTTTGCCATCAACCACAATCCAGATGCCAAGGACCTTAAACAGCTTGCCCAGAAGACAGGTCTCACGAAACGGGTGTTACAG GTGTGGTTTCAGAACGCACGTGCCAAGTTCAGGCGGAATCTGCTCCGCCAGGAGAGCACAGGGCTGGACAAGGTGTCGGACGGCTCCACCCTGCCGGGCGGCTCGCCCTCGGGTCCTCCGTCGGAGCTGTCCAACGCCTCCATGAGCCCCTCCAGCACGCCCTCGGCCCTCACCGACCTCACCAGCCCCTCCATGCCCAACGTCAACCCCGTCCTGACGGCCGTGCCCGGGGGCCTGGACCCCCACGACTCCATGAGCCCGTCCCAGACCACCCTCACCAGCCTCTTCTGA
- the LOC125305230 gene encoding LIM/homeobox protein Lhx2-like isoform X1: protein MKVFAFRSEETTCSSTTMLFHGLPGGEMQGVIDEMDRRGKGDSATISSAIDMGETEASLTSINSERVALCAGCGGKISDRYYLLAVDKQWHMRCLKCCECKLNLESELTCFSKDGSIYCKEDYYSRRFSVQRCARCHLGISASEMVMRARDLVYHLNCFTCTTCNKMLTTGDHFGMRDSLVYCRLHFETLIQGEYQAHFNHTDVSTVKGLGGGTANSLGLPYYNGVATVQKGRPRKRKSPGPGAELAAYNAALSCNENDGDHLDRDSHYSSGQKSKRMRTSFKHHQLRTMKSYFAINHNPDAKDLKQLAQKTGLTKRVLQVWFQNARAKFRRNLLRQESTGLDKVSDGSTLPGGSPSGPPSELSNASMSPSSTPSALTDLTSPSMPNVNPVLTAVPGGLDPHDSMSPSQTTLTSLF, encoded by the exons ATGAAAGTTTTTGCTTTTAGATCTGAGGAAACCACGTGTTCTTCCACAACGATGCTCTTCCACGGCCTCCCCGGAGGCGAGATGCAAGGAGTTATCGATGAAATGGACCGGAGAGGCAAGGGAGACTCTGCCACAATCAGCTCGGCCATCGATATGGGCGAAACCGAAGCG AGCTTAACGTCCATCAACAGCGAGCGAGTGGCCTTGTGTGCCGGCTGCGGAGGGAAAATTTCCGACCGCTACTACCTGCTGGCGGTGGATAAACAGTGGCATATGCGATGCCTCAAATGTTGCGAATGTAAGCTCAACCTGGAGTCCGAGCTTACCTGCTtcagcaaagatggcagcatATACTGCAAAGAAGATTATTACAG CAGGAGATTTTCCGTGCAGAGATGTGCCCGGTGCCACCTTGGGATATCGGCATCAGAGATGGTAATGCGGGCAAGAGACTTGGTCTATCACCTGAACTGTTTCACTTGCACCACATGCAACAAAATGCTCACAACTGGAGACCATTTCGGAATGCGTGACAGCTTGGTGTACTGTCGTCTACACTTCGAGACATTAATACAAGGGGAATATCAGGCGCATTTCAATCACACGGACGTATCCACGGTCAAGGGACTCGGCGGAGGCACTGCGAACTCTCTGGGACTTCCTTATTACAATGGAGTGGCAACAGTTCAGAAAGGGAGACCTCGGAAACGGAAAAGTCCCGGGCCCGGAGCAGAGCTAGCGGCATACAATGCAG CACTGAGTTGCAATGAGAATGATGGGGACCACCTGGACCGCGACTCACATTACAGCTCGGGACAAAAGTCCAAACGCATGCGGACGTCCTTCAAACATCACCAGCTCCGAACCATGAAGTCTTACTTTGCCATCAACCACAATCCAGATGCCAAGGACCTTAAACAGCTTGCCCAGAAGACAGGTCTCACGAAACGGGTGTTACAG GTGTGGTTTCAGAACGCACGTGCCAAGTTCAGGCGGAATCTGCTCCGCCAGGAGAGCACAGGGCTGGACAAGGTGTCGGACGGCTCCACCCTGCCGGGCGGCTCGCCCTCGGGTCCTCCGTCGGAGCTGTCCAACGCCTCCATGAGCCCCTCCAGCACGCCCTCGGCCCTCACCGACCTCACCAGCCCCTCCATGCCCAACGTCAACCCCGTCCTGACGGCCGTGCCCGGGGGCCTGGACCCCCACGACTCCATGAGCCCGTCCCAGACCACCCTCACCAGCCTCTTCTGA
- the LOC125305230 gene encoding LIM/homeobox protein Lhx2-like isoform X3, whose amino-acid sequence MLFHGLPGGEMQGVIDEMDRRGKGDSATISSAIDMGETEASLTSINSERVALCAGCGGKISDRYYLLAVDKQWHMRCLKCCECKLNLESELTCFSKDGSIYCKEDYYSRRFSVQRCARCHLGISASEMVMRARDLVYHLNCFTCTTCNKMLTTGDHFGMRDSLVYCRLHFETLIQGEYQAHFNHTDVSTVKGLGGGTANSLGLPYYNGVATVQKGRPRKRKSPGPGAELAAYNAALSCNENDGDHLDRDSHYSSGQKSKRMRTSFKHHQLRTMKSYFAINHNPDAKDLKQLAQKTGLTKRVLQVWFQNARAKFRRNLLRQESTGLDKVSDGSTLPGGSPSGPPSELSNASMSPSSTPSALTDLTSPSMPNVNPVLTAVPGGLDPHDSMSPSQTTLTSLF is encoded by the exons ATGCTCTTCCACGGCCTCCCCGGAGGCGAGATGCAAGGAGTTATCGATGAAATGGACCGGAGAGGCAAGGGAGACTCTGCCACAATCAGCTCGGCCATCGATATGGGCGAAACCGAAGCG AGCTTAACGTCCATCAACAGCGAGCGAGTGGCCTTGTGTGCCGGCTGCGGAGGGAAAATTTCCGACCGCTACTACCTGCTGGCGGTGGATAAACAGTGGCATATGCGATGCCTCAAATGTTGCGAATGTAAGCTCAACCTGGAGTCCGAGCTTACCTGCTtcagcaaagatggcagcatATACTGCAAAGAAGATTATTACAG CAGGAGATTTTCCGTGCAGAGATGTGCCCGGTGCCACCTTGGGATATCGGCATCAGAGATGGTAATGCGGGCAAGAGACTTGGTCTATCACCTGAACTGTTTCACTTGCACCACATGCAACAAAATGCTCACAACTGGAGACCATTTCGGAATGCGTGACAGCTTGGTGTACTGTCGTCTACACTTCGAGACATTAATACAAGGGGAATATCAGGCGCATTTCAATCACACGGACGTATCCACGGTCAAGGGACTCGGCGGAGGCACTGCGAACTCTCTGGGACTTCCTTATTACAATGGAGTGGCAACAGTTCAGAAAGGGAGACCTCGGAAACGGAAAAGTCCCGGGCCCGGAGCAGAGCTAGCGGCATACAATGCAG CACTGAGTTGCAATGAGAATGATGGGGACCACCTGGACCGCGACTCACATTACAGCTCGGGACAAAAGTCCAAACGCATGCGGACGTCCTTCAAACATCACCAGCTCCGAACCATGAAGTCTTACTTTGCCATCAACCACAATCCAGATGCCAAGGACCTTAAACAGCTTGCCCAGAAGACAGGTCTCACGAAACGGGTGTTACAG GTGTGGTTTCAGAACGCACGTGCCAAGTTCAGGCGGAATCTGCTCCGCCAGGAGAGCACAGGGCTGGACAAGGTGTCGGACGGCTCCACCCTGCCGGGCGGCTCGCCCTCGGGTCCTCCGTCGGAGCTGTCCAACGCCTCCATGAGCCCCTCCAGCACGCCCTCGGCCCTCACCGACCTCACCAGCCCCTCCATGCCCAACGTCAACCCCGTCCTGACGGCCGTGCCCGGGGGCCTGGACCCCCACGACTCCATGAGCCCGTCCCAGACCACCCTCACCAGCCTCTTCTGA